The genomic DNA TTAACAAATTCTCCGACCTTCGTCAGGCACTCGATGCACACCGCGCAGGCGATCATGTGAAGATCGACATCATTCGTGCAGGACAGCCGATGACGATCGACATCGTGCTTGGGGAAGTGCCTGTGAAGAAATGAAAATAACGATCGTAACAGCAGGTAAGATAAAAGAAAAATATCTCGCTGACGGTATCAAGGAGTTTCTCAAACGACTGACGCCGTACGCGAATGTCAAAATAGTGGAGATCAGTGAAGAACGTATGCCCGATGCACCCTCCGATGCCGAAAAAGCGGCGGTGCTTGCCAAAGAAGGCGAACGCCTCTTAAAGCAAGTTCCGCAGGGAAGCCGCCTCATCGTTCTCGACGTCGTAGGCAAAGCCATCTCGTCTGAAGAACTGTCGGCTCATATCGACGACCTCTGCGTCAAAGGGACGAGCCATCTCACCTTCCTCATTGGCGGAGCATTCGGCCTCTCCGATGAAGTGCGCCGCGCCGCCGATGAACGCATCAGCTTCTCTCGCATGACCTTCACCCACCAGATGATACGCCTCCTCCTCGTAGAACAGATATACCGCGCATTCAAGATTGAAGAGGGTTCGGGATATCATAAATAGGGAGGATTTTTTATGGATTACAGAGCAGAATATGAAAGATGGCTTGCGGCAGAATGCCTA from Selenomonadales bacterium includes the following:
- the rlmH gene encoding 23S rRNA (pseudouridine(1915)-N(3))-methyltransferase RlmH; translated protein: MKITIVTAGKIKEKYLADGIKEFLKRLTPYANVKIVEISEERMPDAPSDAEKAAVLAKEGERLLKQVPQGSRLIVLDVVGKAISSEELSAHIDDLCVKGTSHLTFLIGGAFGLSDEVRRAADERISFSRMTFTHQMIRLLLVEQIYRAFKIEEGSGYHK